One region of Bosea sp. 29B genomic DNA includes:
- the dnaE gene encoding DNA polymerase III subunit alpha: AGGPLDLALRAGQPAQAQARLQRLTAIFGDRLYVEIQRHEREDGPAVEAGLLRLAYDNDLPIVATNEPFFGKPADFEAHDALLAVAAGRLLSDGERRRVSPAHFFASRAEMKRRFADLPEALASTVEIARRCSWRVGTRKPILPRFGEEGRDEADELESQAKAGLEARLAKHGPAAGFTVDDYEKRLAFELSIITRMKFPGYFLIVADFIKWAKDHDIPVGPGRGSGAGSLVAYALTITDVDPLRFGLLFERFLNPDRVSMPDFDIDFCQYRREEVIEYVKHRYGEERVAQIITFGTLQARGVLRDVGRVLEMPYGQVDKLTKLVPQNPAKPITLPEAIAGEPKLQEAAAEEPVVGRLLEIAQKLEGLHRHASTHAAGVVIGDRPLEQLVALSVDPRTGMRVTQFNMKWVEQAGLVKFDFLGLKTLTTLTIAVQLIAQRGIAVDLAQLPFDDPKTYEMLARGETVGVFQVESVGMRKALVEMKADRIEDLIALVALYRPGPMDNIPTYCRRKLGLEEPTYLHPGMEPFLSETHGIIVYQEQVMQVAQALSGYSLGEADLLRRAMGKKIKAEMDAQRDRFVKGAIDAGLKKDLASEIFDLLAKFADYGFNKSHAAAYAVVAFQTAYLKANFPVEFLAASMTLDIGNTDKLSEFRRDAERLGIKVERPSINRSGVDFDVADGAIRYALGAIKGVGRAAVESIVAARAKEGPFRDLADLARRIDTRLVNRRTIEALISAGTLDEIEPERAKAMVAVDGMLALSNRIRDEAAAGQLDMLGSGGSAEAFRIPPFEPWAPAERLKREHEAVGFFLSGHPLDEYEHVLKRLRVQSYADFARAVRASGTSIAKVAASVIDRSERRTKSGNKMGIVQLSDPTGQFEAILFSEGLQRYRDLLEPGAALVIRLSAVLDGEEVRPRIEDVERLDDLAGRQKQDLCIFLRDDKALSSIAERVKPRDGVRSDGKISLVMILDDGAQEIEIELPGRYPVNQQLANAVRAAPGVVNVELR, translated from the coding sequence GGGCGGGCGGGCCGCTCGATCTCGCCTTGCGCGCCGGCCAGCCGGCTCAAGCGCAGGCACGGCTGCAGCGCCTCACGGCGATCTTCGGCGACCGGCTCTATGTCGAGATCCAGCGACATGAGCGCGAGGACGGGCCGGCGGTCGAGGCCGGTTTGCTCCGGCTCGCCTATGACAACGACCTGCCGATCGTCGCGACCAACGAGCCCTTCTTCGGCAAGCCGGCCGATTTCGAGGCGCATGACGCGCTGCTCGCAGTGGCGGCGGGCCGGCTGCTCTCCGATGGCGAGCGCCGGCGTGTGTCGCCGGCGCATTTCTTCGCCAGCCGGGCGGAGATGAAACGCCGCTTCGCCGATCTGCCGGAGGCACTGGCCTCGACGGTCGAGATCGCCCGGCGTTGCTCCTGGCGCGTTGGCACGCGCAAGCCGATCCTGCCGCGCTTCGGCGAGGAGGGGCGCGATGAAGCGGATGAGCTGGAGAGCCAGGCGAAGGCGGGGCTAGAGGCGCGGCTGGCCAAGCATGGACCAGCGGCGGGCTTCACGGTCGACGATTACGAAAAGCGGCTTGCCTTCGAGCTCTCGATCATCACCCGGATGAAATTTCCGGGCTATTTTCTCATCGTTGCCGACTTCATCAAATGGGCCAAGGATCATGATATCCCGGTCGGCCCGGGCCGCGGCTCGGGCGCGGGTTCGCTCGTCGCCTATGCCCTGACCATCACCGACGTCGACCCGCTGCGCTTCGGCCTGCTGTTCGAGCGCTTCCTCAATCCCGACCGCGTCTCGATGCCGGACTTCGACATCGACTTCTGCCAGTACCGGCGTGAAGAGGTGATCGAATACGTCAAGCATCGCTATGGCGAGGAGCGCGTCGCTCAGATCATCACCTTCGGCACCTTGCAGGCGCGCGGCGTGCTGCGCGACGTCGGCCGCGTGCTGGAGATGCCCTATGGCCAGGTCGACAAGCTGACCAAGCTGGTGCCGCAGAATCCGGCCAAGCCCATCACGCTGCCGGAAGCGATTGCAGGCGAGCCGAAGCTGCAGGAGGCGGCGGCAGAGGAGCCGGTCGTCGGGCGCCTGCTCGAAATCGCCCAGAAGCTCGAAGGCCTGCACCGCCACGCCTCGACCCACGCCGCCGGCGTCGTCATCGGCGACAGGCCGCTGGAGCAGCTCGTCGCGCTCTCGGTCGATCCGCGCACCGGCATGCGCGTCACCCAGTTCAACATGAAATGGGTCGAGCAGGCCGGGCTGGTGAAGTTCGACTTCCTCGGCCTGAAGACGCTGACGACGCTGACCATCGCGGTGCAGCTCATCGCCCAGCGCGGCATCGCGGTCGACCTGGCGCAATTGCCCTTCGACGACCCGAAGACCTACGAGATGCTGGCCCGCGGCGAGACGGTCGGCGTGTTCCAGGTGGAATCGGTCGGCATGCGCAAGGCGCTGGTCGAAATGAAGGCCGACCGGATCGAGGATCTGATCGCTCTGGTGGCGCTCTATCGCCCCGGGCCGATGGACAACATCCCGACCTATTGCCGCCGCAAGCTCGGGCTGGAGGAGCCGACCTATCTCCATCCCGGCATGGAGCCATTCCTGTCCGAGACGCATGGCATCATCGTCTACCAGGAACAGGTGATGCAGGTGGCGCAGGCGCTGTCGGGCTATTCGCTCGGCGAAGCCGACCTTTTGCGCCGCGCCATGGGCAAGAAGATCAAGGCCGAGATGGACGCCCAGCGCGACCGTTTCGTGAAGGGCGCGATCGACGCCGGCCTGAAGAAGGACCTGGCCTCCGAGATCTTCGACCTGCTGGCGAAGTTCGCCGACTACGGCTTCAACAAGAGCCACGCGGCGGCCTATGCCGTCGTCGCCTTCCAGACCGCCTATCTGAAGGCGAACTTTCCCGTAGAGTTCCTCGCTGCGTCGATGACGCTCGACATCGGCAATACCGACAAGCTCTCGGAATTCCGGCGCGACGCGGAGCGTCTCGGCATCAAGGTCGAGCGGCCCTCGATCAACCGCTCCGGCGTCGATTTCGACGTTGCCGACGGGGCGATCCGCTATGCGCTCGGCGCCATCAAGGGCGTCGGCCGCGCCGCGGTCGAATCGATCGTTGCGGCGCGAGCCAAGGAAGGCCCGTTCCGCGACCTTGCCGATCTCGCCCGCCGAATCGATACGCGCCTGGTCAACCGCCGCACGATCGAGGCGCTGATCTCGGCCGGCACGCTCGACGAGATCGAGCCCGAACGGGCCAAAGCGATGGTTGCGGTCGACGGCATGCTGGCGCTGTCGAACCGCATTCGCGACGAGGCAGCGGCCGGGCAGCTCGACATGCTCGGCAGCGGCGGGAGCGCCGAAGCCTTCCGGATCCCGCCCTTCGAGCCCTGGGCTCCGGCGGAGCGGCTGAAGCGCGAGCACGAGGCGGTCGGCTTCTTCCTCTCCGGCCACCCGCTCGACGAATACGAGCATGTGCTCAAGCGCCTGCGGGTGCAGAGCTATGCCGATTTCGCCCGCGCTGTCCGCGCCAGCGGCACCTCGATCGCCAAGGTCGCCGCCTCCGTCATCGACCGGTCGGAGCGGAGGACCAAGTCCGGCAACAAGATGGGCATCGTCCAGCTCTCCGATCCGACCGGGCAGTTCGAGGCGATCCTGTTCTCGGAAGGGCTGCAGCGTTACCGCGACTTACTGGAGCCGGGTGCTGCACTGGTGATCAGGCTCTCGGCCGTGCTCGACGGCGAAGAGGTCAGGCCGCGCATCGAGGATGTCGAGCGGCTCGACGATCTCGCCGGCCGGCAGAAGCAGGACCTCTGCATCTTCCTGCGCGACGACAAGGCTCTGTCCTCGATCGCCGAGCGGGTGAAGCCGCGCGACGGCGTGCGCTCCGACGGCAAGATCTCGCTGGTGATGATCCTCGACGACGGCGCCCAGGAGATCGAGATCGAATTGCCGGGGCGCTATCCGGTCAACCAGCAGCTCGCCAATGCCGTGCGCGCCGCGCCGGGGGTGGTGAACGTCGAACTGCGCTGA
- a CDS encoding FkbM family methyltransferase gives MKQYVARIPMSLAVPEAMHWAIKDVLEGEYECGFDGVGLDILDIGANVGSFALWASARWPGSTVTSYEPHPGTYELLRRNTDRRRDIVTVNAALFPGGQKTATFLSRFAGDGESGLASYAGDTFVAGAMVERYEVAVVDPASLPSADIVKIDIEGGEGDVLDHLDLSKTSLVLLEYQNRKNRLQLEARLEADFELIDTVEHIWDPLLEQRCYRPDLAGDVYGRMFAARKGITRMTRTAV, from the coding sequence ATGAAGCAATACGTCGCGCGCATTCCGATGAGCCTTGCCGTGCCCGAGGCGATGCACTGGGCGATCAAGGACGTGCTCGAAGGCGAGTACGAATGCGGCTTCGACGGTGTCGGCCTCGACATCCTCGACATCGGTGCGAATGTCGGCTCCTTCGCGCTCTGGGCGAGCGCGCGCTGGCCGGGCAGCACCGTGACCTCCTATGAGCCGCATCCCGGCACCTACGAGCTCCTGAGGCGCAACACCGATCGGCGCCGCGACATCGTCACGGTCAATGCGGCGCTCTTCCCCGGCGGCCAGAAGACCGCGACTTTCCTCAGCCGTTTCGCCGGCGACGGCGAGTCCGGCCTCGCCTCCTATGCCGGCGATACCTTCGTCGCCGGGGCCATGGTCGAGCGCTATGAGGTTGCGGTCGTCGATCCGGCGAGCCTGCCCTCGGCCGACATCGTCAAGATCGATATCGAGGGCGGCGAGGGCGACGTGCTCGACCATCTCGATCTGTCGAAGACCTCGCTGGTGCTGCTCGAATACCAGAATCGCAAGAATCGCCTGCAATTGGAGGCGCGTCTTGAAGCCGATTTCGAGCTGATCGATACGGTCGAGCACATCTGGGATCCGTTGCTCGAGCAGCGCTGCTACCGCCCCGATCTCGCCGGCGACGTCTATGGCCGCATGTTCGCCGCCCGCAAGGGCATCACCCGGATGACGCGGACCGCCGTCTAG